A section of the Dehalobacter sp. DCM genome encodes:
- a CDS encoding methylenetetrahydrofolate reductase C-terminal domain-containing protein encodes MENAFKKAMLDPNEFIVTWELVPGRGSSEVSQEKALLLAEQAAKGKKVHGVSLTDNPGGNVGIQPEGIGREIKNLGMEVLIHLACKDKNRTQLESQLDSLERSGLHNLLVLTGDYDLGNVFGRPKPVFDMDSTQLLKMVAKMNDGLELPTAKGSTKLKPTHFYAGAAVSPFKATEAEQMLQYSKMRKKVENGAQFIIPQVGYDVRKYHELYQYAKHNNINANLMGNIYLLTYGAGKAMNMNKVPGCVVTDKLVAELDQERQSSDKGAAAMLERAAKLFAILKGMGYKGVHLGGHNTTYEQIEYVIDRGNELAANWLDYVKEFDYPQKNGFYVYAKDEKTGLNKPEKSNDYGKSDSSFNLNYKVSRMVHKMLFVPNKAFFGPMQSICHAVKDSAMEKPFHGIEHFAKSCLYNCQDCGDCALTDVAYVCPMGKCPKNQRNGPCEGSYHDWCEVYPNKQKCVWVQAYDRMSRYGEEEKLNSYHVDLYDWSKQHTSGWINFYEGDDHSAERLKIKPKAKKNSDK; translated from the coding sequence ATGGAGAACGCTTTTAAAAAAGCGATGCTGGATCCTAACGAGTTCATCGTTACTTGGGAGCTTGTACCCGGTCGCGGCTCAAGTGAAGTGTCTCAGGAAAAAGCACTCCTTTTGGCTGAACAGGCGGCTAAAGGGAAAAAGGTCCATGGTGTCAGTTTGACGGACAATCCCGGCGGTAACGTGGGTATCCAGCCTGAGGGTATTGGCCGAGAGATAAAAAACCTCGGTATGGAAGTCCTGATTCACCTGGCCTGCAAAGATAAAAACCGTACCCAGTTGGAAAGCCAACTCGATTCATTGGAACGTTCCGGTCTTCATAATCTACTGGTACTGACCGGAGACTATGACCTCGGGAACGTTTTCGGACGTCCGAAACCGGTATTTGATATGGATTCGACCCAGCTTCTGAAGATGGTAGCTAAAATGAACGACGGTTTAGAGCTTCCCACAGCCAAGGGCAGTACGAAACTTAAACCGACTCATTTCTATGCCGGTGCGGCTGTTTCGCCTTTTAAAGCAACAGAAGCGGAACAGATGCTCCAATACTCCAAAATGAGAAAAAAAGTGGAAAACGGTGCCCAATTTATTATTCCTCAGGTCGGTTATGATGTTCGAAAATACCATGAATTATATCAATATGCCAAACACAATAATATCAATGCCAACCTGATGGGAAATATTTATCTGCTGACCTATGGTGCGGGTAAAGCCATGAACATGAATAAAGTCCCGGGCTGTGTGGTTACGGATAAACTGGTTGCTGAACTGGATCAAGAAAGACAAAGCAGCGACAAAGGCGCAGCAGCCATGCTGGAAAGAGCAGCCAAACTCTTTGCTATTCTTAAAGGTATGGGCTATAAAGGCGTTCACCTCGGTGGACATAATACCACCTATGAACAAATCGAATATGTTATTGACCGCGGCAATGAACTTGCTGCCAATTGGCTGGATTATGTCAAGGAATTTGATTATCCGCAGAAAAACGGCTTCTATGTCTATGCTAAAGATGAGAAGACCGGTTTAAATAAGCCGGAAAAATCCAATGACTACGGCAAAAGTGATTCGAGCTTTAATCTTAACTATAAAGTTTCCAGAATGGTTCATAAAATGCTATTTGTACCCAACAAAGCATTTTTTGGTCCGATGCAAAGTATTTGCCATGCTGTCAAAGATTCCGCAATGGAAAAGCCCTTTCACGGTATTGAGCATTTCGCCAAATCCTGCCTGTATAACTGTCAGGATTGCGGAGACTGCGCTCTGACCGATGTGGCGTATGTCTGCCCCATGGGGAAATGTCCTAAGAACCAGCGTAACGGCCCGTGTGAAGGCAGTTATCACGACTGGTGTGAAGTTTATCCCAATAAGCAGAAGTGCGTTTGGGTCCAGGCCTATGACCGTATGTCACGCTACGGTGAGGAAGAGAAGCTCAATTCCTATCATGTTGATCTGTACGACTGGTCAAAACAGCACACATCCGGTTGGATCAACTTCTATGAAGGGGATGACCATTCCGCGGAAAGACTCAAAATCAAGCCGAAAGCAAAAAAGAATTCGGATAAATAA
- a CDS encoding ASKHA domain-containing protein, with product MIKVLFPNQNAEIHADENETIAVVSSKLGYPLDLVCGGKGTCQKCKVEIEKDGRRQEVLACQEKVSDGLIVYLTDDNIIHQATILTESLETDIVIESSIRKIFLDRNALKTPAYEGDWEHIAIQLGSDLQTPELPLLQKLSVLMQREDTEGLTFTMKDNTVLDIEINNTVAHNYGLAADLGSTSVVIYLFDLNNGKKLGTYSALNGQIAEGADVISRIMAAINHPDGIHLLQSKVVNTINDLIDQAVQENRIQRENIYTLVICGNSAMQHLFLGLHPGSLGKSPYKNVILGDVEASGKELGIGINPHGIVHFLPLIGGFVGADTSAVLLALPESELKGKKLIIDLGTNGEILLGNGKKWLATSCAAGPALEGATIHYGMRGTNGAIERVKLANGAVKIEVIGKEKAKGICGSGIVDAIGEMFKAGLITEQGRMLTRENYLEICSPENAGFADNLDTVDGVRVFYLTDEDQTVDKGRIYIDQRDIRSVQLAKSALYTGCVLLLDELGMHGEDLDEILIAGAFGNYIDADNAQVVGLFPKYENVPIRSIGNAAGAGSTNYLLSRPVRSATPGILATVGHFELAAHPSFQEKYLENTKFEKIGNNY from the coding sequence ATGATTAAAGTATTATTTCCCAACCAAAATGCAGAGATACACGCTGACGAGAATGAGACCATCGCTGTTGTGAGTTCAAAACTCGGATATCCGCTTGATTTAGTATGCGGCGGCAAGGGGACCTGTCAAAAATGTAAGGTTGAGATCGAAAAAGATGGCCGCCGGCAGGAAGTACTCGCCTGCCAGGAAAAAGTAAGCGATGGACTGATTGTCTATCTCACGGATGACAATATTATTCATCAAGCAACCATATTAACGGAGAGTCTGGAAACAGATATCGTGATTGAATCATCCATACGGAAAATATTTTTAGATAGAAATGCGTTAAAGACACCTGCCTATGAAGGGGATTGGGAGCACATTGCTATCCAGCTGGGATCTGATCTTCAAACACCGGAATTGCCGTTACTGCAAAAATTGTCAGTCCTGATGCAGCGGGAAGATACCGAGGGATTAACCTTTACCATGAAAGATAATACGGTACTGGATATTGAAATTAATAATACTGTCGCTCACAATTACGGATTAGCGGCTGACCTTGGCAGTACATCGGTGGTTATTTATCTGTTTGACTTGAACAATGGCAAGAAATTAGGTACGTATTCCGCTCTCAACGGGCAGATTGCCGAAGGCGCCGATGTTATTTCCAGGATCATGGCAGCCATTAATCATCCGGATGGGATACACCTGCTGCAATCGAAAGTCGTCAATACAATCAATGACCTGATTGACCAGGCTGTTCAGGAAAATCGCATTCAACGGGAGAATATCTATACACTGGTTATTTGCGGGAACAGTGCCATGCAGCACTTATTTCTTGGATTGCATCCCGGGTCTTTAGGCAAATCACCCTATAAAAATGTTATTTTAGGTGATGTTGAAGCATCCGGAAAAGAACTTGGCATCGGGATCAACCCTCACGGTATCGTTCATTTTCTTCCCCTGATCGGTGGTTTTGTCGGAGCGGATACATCTGCGGTTCTGCTGGCCTTGCCAGAGTCGGAGCTTAAAGGAAAGAAATTAATTATTGATCTGGGGACCAATGGCGAAATTCTGCTTGGTAATGGCAAGAAGTGGCTGGCAACATCGTGTGCGGCCGGCCCTGCTCTGGAGGGGGCAACGATCCATTATGGCATGCGCGGTACCAATGGCGCCATCGAACGTGTCAAATTGGCTAACGGTGCGGTTAAAATTGAAGTAATTGGCAAGGAAAAAGCGAAAGGGATATGCGGTTCCGGGATCGTCGACGCCATCGGTGAAATGTTTAAAGCCGGTCTGATCACTGAACAGGGGCGTATGTTGACCCGGGAGAATTATTTGGAGATCTGCTCACCGGAAAATGCCGGGTTTGCAGACAATTTGGATACCGTCGACGGGGTCAGGGTTTTTTATCTCACAGACGAAGATCAAACAGTTGACAAGGGCAGGATCTATATCGATCAAAGGGATATCCGATCCGTTCAATTAGCCAAAAGTGCCCTCTACACCGGCTGTGTTTTATTATTAGACGAATTAGGCATGCACGGAGAGGATTTGGATGAAATCCTTATTGCCGGCGCGTTCGGCAATTATATTGATGCCGATAATGCCCAAGTGGTTGGTTTATTTCCCAAATACGAGAATGTTCCTATCCGTTCCATCGGTAATGCGGCCGGGGCAGGCTCCACAAATTATTTACTCTCTCGGCCCGTACGCTCCGCAACCCCGGGTATATTAGCCACAGTCGGTCATTTTGAGTTGGCAGCCCATCCTTCATTTCAGGAAAAATATTTAGAGAATACAAAATTCGAAAAAATTGGCAATAATTATTAG
- a CDS encoding VUT family protein — protein sequence MILFLYLAAIVVANVITAAFVPLQAGPFLIPYGSWLIGATLVLRDIIQRKYGRKKAYIAIVSALLLSALSSVFLGDTLVITAASAISFLLSESADTEIYTRLKVPFLGKVLTSGVISGTLDSVLFVVIGLSPLFSGILSWDMIPNAILGQLIVKCLMQVIGVLVLYVIKNRWEVNSNAG from the coding sequence ATGATTTTATTTCTATATTTAGCGGCTATCGTCGTTGCCAATGTGATTACGGCTGCTTTCGTGCCCTTACAGGCGGGTCCCTTTTTGATTCCCTATGGGTCCTGGTTAATCGGGGCGACACTCGTTTTACGAGATATTATCCAAAGGAAATATGGAAGAAAGAAAGCCTATATTGCCATTGTATCCGCTCTGTTGTTATCGGCGCTATCCTCTGTCTTCCTAGGGGATACCTTAGTGATCACAGCCGCTTCGGCCATTTCCTTTTTGCTCTCCGAATCGGCGGATACCGAAATTTACACTCGGTTAAAGGTTCCTTTCCTGGGAAAAGTGTTGACAAGTGGCGTTATCAGCGGAACACTCGATAGTGTCCTCTTTGTCGTCATCGGTTTATCGCCGCTCTTTTCGGGAATATTATCCTGGGATATGATCCCGAATGCCATCCTTGGTCAGCTCATCGTTAAATGCCTCATGCAGGTCATCGGGGTCCTCGTCTTATATGTTATCAAAAATCGCTGGGAGGTTAACAGCAATGCTGGGTAA
- a CDS encoding GntR family transcriptional regulator, which translates to MEIPIYQHIIEEIKKKITDGILKPGDAIPSENALCETYGVSRMTVRKGLAILVNEGYISSIPGKGSFVNEPDSKLYTLYYNEMANLINSIDSTKMIEVKIILPTPKLIDSLNIPRNKKVIMFKRIYYSNGEAVAYDEKYLIYYKGMPIVEKEIKYRTFPEIVSQYTSLFAIKKELTISAQLPSEEIAKHLSLYSVMPLLVVEQRLFNTQDKPIGMGITYYRGDTCKLFASSPFPSSID; encoded by the coding sequence ATGGAAATACCGATTTATCAGCATATTATTGAAGAAATTAAGAAGAAAATTACCGATGGTATATTGAAGCCGGGTGACGCCATTCCGTCCGAAAATGCCTTATGTGAAACGTATGGCGTCAGTCGGATGACGGTTCGCAAGGGTCTGGCGATTCTTGTCAATGAAGGGTACATCAGTTCTATCCCGGGTAAGGGCAGCTTTGTGAATGAGCCGGACTCGAAACTGTATACGTTATATTATAATGAAATGGCCAATCTCATTAATAGTATTGACTCAACCAAAATGATTGAGGTTAAAATTATCCTGCCGACACCGAAACTCATCGATAGTTTAAATATCCCCCGCAATAAAAAGGTCATCATGTTTAAACGGATCTATTACAGCAATGGAGAAGCGGTAGCTTACGATGAAAAATACCTGATCTATTACAAAGGGATGCCTATCGTCGAAAAGGAAATCAAATACAGAACGTTTCCGGAGATCGTTTCCCAGTACACCTCATTATTTGCCATCAAAAAGGAGTTAACCATATCGGCCCAACTGCCGAGTGAGGAAATCGCGAAGCATCTCTCCCTTTATTCCGTGATGCCGTTATTGGTTGTTGAACAACGGCTTTTCAATACACAGGATAAACCCATCGGTATGGGGATTACGTACTATCGGGGCGATACGTGTAAATTATTTGCCTCTTCGCCGTTCCCGTCTTCTATCGACTGA
- the queF gene encoding preQ(1) synthase produces the protein MLGKEIDGLSLLGSGHTDYVFDYDPDILECFDNKHPENNYFVRLNCPEFTSLCPITGQPDFGTIIINYIPDKKLVESKSLKLYLFSFRNHGSFHEDVINIILKDLVTLMDPRYIEVIGKFTPRGGISIHPYSNYGQKGTSWEQFAEQRLLSVKID, from the coding sequence ATGCTGGGTAAGGAGATCGATGGACTGTCGCTTTTGGGATCGGGACATACGGATTATGTTTTTGACTATGACCCTGACATATTGGAGTGCTTTGATAATAAGCATCCGGAAAACAACTATTTTGTCAGGCTGAATTGCCCGGAGTTCACGAGCCTTTGCCCGATTACCGGGCAGCCGGATTTTGGGACGATCATTATTAATTATATACCGGATAAAAAACTCGTTGAAAGCAAATCGCTGAAACTTTATCTATTTAGTTTTCGCAATCATGGCAGTTTTCACGAGGATGTCATTAATATCATTTTAAAAGACCTCGTCACCCTGATGGATCCGCGGTATATTGAGGTTATCGGAAAGTTTACTCCCCGAGGAGGCATTTCGATCCACCCCTACAGCAATTATGGACAGAAAGGCACGTCGTGGGAACAGTTTGCAGAACAGAGGCTGCTTTCGGTTAAAATAGATTGA